A stretch of Candidatus Aegiribacteria sp. DNA encodes these proteins:
- a CDS encoding tyrosine recombinase — MDESVESYIEYAALEKKLASSTISAYSNDLEQADTWLRINETNLSEAITADIAEYMAFLSSTGFSARSVRRKLSSLRGFFRYLQISGLREDNPAELLHSAKQPILLPHPLSLETVTSLIEVWSGDSPLSVRNRALMELSYGAGLRESELTEITVSRILLEEALVRPMGKGTKERIVPIGGPAVRWLSKYIDTARPVLAHGRSTAVLFLTYRGNPLSRMTVWNIVKKSVFYAGIKQKVHPHSLRHSFATHLLQGGADLRVVQELLGHSDIKTTEIYTGVDRTYLRGVIDRCHPRAGEK, encoded by the coding sequence ATGGATGAATCTGTTGAGTCATACATTGAATATGCTGCTCTTGAGAAGAAACTCGCGTCCAGCACTATATCCGCATACAGTAATGATCTGGAACAGGCTGACACCTGGCTCCGGATCAATGAAACCAATCTGTCAGAAGCTATAACTGCTGATATAGCCGAGTATATGGCCTTTCTTTCTTCAACAGGGTTTTCAGCTCGGAGTGTTAGACGCAAGCTGTCATCACTCAGGGGCTTCTTCCGATATCTGCAGATCTCAGGATTAAGAGAAGATAATCCTGCGGAGTTACTTCATTCAGCGAAACAGCCAATTCTTCTTCCTCACCCTCTGAGTCTTGAAACGGTTACTTCTCTTATTGAAGTCTGGTCTGGTGATTCACCTCTTTCAGTTCGCAATAGAGCACTGATGGAGCTTTCGTACGGAGCAGGTCTCAGGGAGAGTGAACTCACTGAAATCACAGTCAGCAGAATTCTGCTTGAAGAAGCACTTGTAAGGCCGATGGGTAAGGGTACCAAGGAGAGAATAGTGCCAATAGGGGGGCCAGCTGTCAGATGGCTTTCCAAGTATATTGATACTGCAAGGCCTGTGCTGGCACATGGTAGATCAACTGCAGTGTTATTTCTGACTTATAGAGGTAACCCGCTTTCAAGAATGACAGTATGGAATATTGTGAAGAAATCTGTTTTTTACGCTGGTATTAAGCAGAAAGTGCATCCTCATTCACTGAGACATTCGTTCGCAACTCATCTGCTTCAGGGAGGTGCTGATCTGAGGGTTGTACAGGAATTGCTCGGACATTCGGATATCAAAACAACTGAAATTTACACAGGTGTGGATAGAACCTATCTTCGTGGTGTAATTGATCGATGTCACCCAAGGGCAGGAGAGAAATGA